The nucleotide sequence CATCACCGAGCCCTCGGCGATCCTGCCGGCGCGGTCGAGGATGCGCATCACCGCGTAAGACGTCACCGACTTGCCCGAGCCGGACTCGCCGACGATGGCGAGCGTCTCGCCCTTGGCGACGGAGATGTCGACGTGCTGCACGGCCTTCACGATGCCGCGGCGGGTGGTGAATTCGACGGTGAGATCCTGGACGTCGAGCAGCGGCTGGGCGGTCATGGAGGGCTCCCGTCGCTCAAAAAGTGCGAAAACAACCCCATGCACAGTAGAACGGCATTGGAATCATTGGAGAATTTTCGCCGAAAATTGGCCATCACGTCCTCCGCTGGGGGTCGACGATGTCGCGGAGGCCGTCGCCCAGGAGGTTGAAGCAGAACACGGCGATCATCAGCGCGAGGCCCGGGAATAGCGCGATCCACCACTCGCCCGAGACCATGAAGCCGGCGCCTTCGGCGACCATGATGCCCCATTCGGCGGTCGGCGGGCGGACGCCGAGGCCGATGAAGGACAGGCCCGCGGCGTTGAGGATGGCGTAACCCATGGTCAGCGACATCTGCACGATCATGATCGGCATGATGTTCGGCAGGATGTGCACCAGCAGGATGCGGAATTCGCCATTGCCGGACAGGCGCGCCGCCTGCACGAAGCCGGCGTTGCGGCGAACGTTCGCCTCGGCGCGCGCGACGCGGGCATAGAGCGGGAAGTTCACGATGGCGGTGGCCAGGATGATGTTCTGCACGGTGTTGCCGAGGGCTGCGACGATGCCCATCGCGAGCACGAACAGCGGGAACGCCATGATGGTGTCGGCGATACGGCCGACGATGCGGTCGGTCCAGCCGCCGAAATAGCCGGCCGCGATGCCGGCAAGGCCTCCCATCAAAAACACCAGCACGACGGAGGCAACCGCGATGAAGGTGTCGAGCCGCGTTGCCACGACGACGCGGCTGAAGATGTCGCGCCCCAATTGATCGGTGCCGAACCAGTGCGCGGCCGACGGCGGCTTCAACGATGCGGCCGTGTCGGACGCCAGCGGGTCATACGGCACCACATAGGGACCGAAGATCGCGGCGAGGAGGATCACGATCAGCAATGCGAAGGCGAAGCCGGTGACTTTGTTCTCGCCGAGGACGTAGCGGGTCTGTTCGAGAATGGCGACGAGGCCCGAGGTCCGCGCGGGACCAACCGGTTCAACAGCAGGCGCAACGGAGCTCATGATTTTAGCCCTCCAACCTGACGCGCGGATCGATCACGCCGTACAAAATGTCGATCACGAGATTGAGCAGCACGTACATCACCGCCATGGTCAGCACGAAGCCCTGCACCGGTGCGAAGTCCGACGAGATCAGCGCTTCCACCGCATAGGAGCCGATGCCGGGCCAGGCGAACACTTTTTCGACCAGCACGTTGGCGCCCAGCAGGAACGAGAACACCATGCTGAGCGTGGTGATGACGGGCAGCATCGCGTTGCGGAAGGCGTAGGTGACGATGACGGTCGCAGGCGACAGGCCGCTGGCGCGGGCGGTGCGGACGAATTCGCTGGCGAGCACGGCCAGCATCGAGGCGCGCGTCATGCGCGCGATCGGCGCCAGCGAGAAGATCGCGAGCGTCGTCGCGGGCAGGATCAGCTGGCTCAGCGCCGAGCGGAACGCCTCGAGGTCGCGCGCGAGCAAGGTGTCGATCAGATAGAAGCCTGTGACCGTCGGCGGCGCGCTGTAGAACACATCTAACCGGCCGAGCGGTGCCGGCGACCAGCCGAGCTGGAAGTAAAAGACATAGACCAGCACGAGGCCGGTGAAGAACACCGGCAGCGACACGCCGGCTGTCGTCGTGACACGGCACAGATGATCGACCCATGATCCCGGCCGTGTCGCCGCGAGCACGCCGAGCGGGATGGCGATGACGATGGAGACGATGAGGCCGAGCAGCGTCAACTCGGCCGACGCCGGCAGGCGGTTGCGGATCTCGGCCGCGACCGGCTGTCCCGTGGTCAGCGAGTTGCCGAAATCGCCATGGGCGAGATCGTTGGTGTAGCGGAAGAACTGCTCGATCAGCGGCTTGTCGAGGCCGAGCTTTTTGCGAATCTGCTCGACGGCTTCCTTGGTCGCGGCGGGGCCGGCGAAATAGGCGGCGGGATCGCCCGGCAGCGCGCGCGTCAGCAGGAAGGTGACGATGACGACCCCGATCAGCGAGGGAATCGCGAACATCAGGCGCTTGCCGATCATGGTCAGCATGGGGCGGCACTCCTGCGCGTGTTGCGCACGCTACTAGCGGCGCGCGTCGCTGCGCCCCCTCGCCCCTTGTGGGAGAGGGTTGGGATGAGGGGTAGCCTCAAGCGAGGTCCGAGTTCGTGGCTACCCCTCACCCGTCTCGCCGCTACGCGGCGAGCCACCCTCTCCCACAAGGGGAGAGGGAATGAGAGAGCCGTGCTCACCTCACTCATGCCCCCTCACCCCTTCGCCAGCGCGCGGTAATCCAGCCTGCGGTGGAACCAGTATTGGTAGCCGCTGATGTTCTTCTGCATCGCGACGTTGACGAAGGGCTGGTACAGCGGGATGCGCGGGATGTCGGTGAAGGCGAGATCGACGAAGCCCTTCACGTCAGTATCGTAGGCCGCCTTGTCGCCGGTCGCAGCCGCCGTGCGCGCGCCGTCGATCAGCTTGTCCATCTCCGCCGACTTGTAGCTCATGGTGTTGAAGACGGAATTGTTGCCGTGATAGCACCAGTAGAAGAAGTATTCGGGGTAATCGAGCCAGCCTGAGAACACGTTGGTGAAGAGCGGCATCTCCTTCTTGTTCAATTCGGTGCGCCAGTTGGCGCCGGGCACCTTGTTGATGGTGGTCTTGATGCCGATCTGCGCGAGGCTCTCCTGCACCAGCACACAGAGCGGCTCGTTGACGCCGGCGAAATTCAGGTCGAACGAGATGGTGGTCTCGAAACCGTTGGCATAGCCAGCTTCAGTCAGCAGTGCCTTCGCCTTGTCCATGTCGGTGTTGTATTTGTGCGGCTGCGGCCAGGCGACTTCGGTCGCCTTGTCCTTCGCTGCGCCGAACATCGGGTTTGCGAGCCCGAACATCACGGCGTCCATGATCTTCTGGTAGGGCAGCGCGTAGGCGACCGCCTGGCGGACCTTTGGGTTGTCGAAGGGCGGCTTGGTGACGTTCATGCCGATATACTGGATGCCGTTGGAGAACGGCAGCGACACCACGTTGAGCTTGCCGTTCGCCTTCATCTCCTGAAAGTCCTTGTTCGGCAGCTCGTAGGAGATGTCGGCATCGCCGCGCTCCAGCAGCGCGCGGCGGTTGCCGGCCTGCGGCACCATGCGCCAGATCACGCGCTTGATCTTCGGCAAGGGACCACAAACCCAGTCCTCGTTTCGCTCCATGATGACTTCAGTGCCGGCGGTCCACTTCGTCACCTTGTAGGCGCCGGAGCCCGCGGTCTGCTGTTTTGTAAACTCGAGGCCCCACGGATCCTTCTCGCTGGCGTTCTTCTTCACCAGCTCCGAGTTGACGATGCAGGGCACGATCACGGCGAGATCGGGGACCGTCAGCCTGTCCTTCTTCAGGAAGTCGACGCGCACCGTATTGTCGTCGATCACGACGAACTGCTCGGGCTTTGTGAGAGAGCCCGCGCTCATCTGGAAGGTCGGGAAGCCGCCGACGCTGACGGCGCGGTCGAGGGACCACTTCACGTCCTTGGCGGTCACGGGCGTGCCGTCGTGGAATTTGGCGTTCTTGCGCAGCTTGAAGGTGACCGACATGTCGTCGATCTTGAACTCCTCGGCGAGCTCGCCCTTGAACTTGTCGCGGTCGTAATAGGGCACACCGCCGGGACCGCTCTTCATCTCGTGGCTGATCAGCCGGTCGTAGCAATTCCACGACACCTCGTAGCCGGGCACATTGGTGCCGACGCCGTGGATGTCGAGATTGTTCGGGCCGCCCTCCGAAACGATCAGCAGCGTCTCCGAGCGCGCATCGGCATAGGCGGTGGAGATCACGGACGGCATCGCCGGAAGCGCCGCGCCAGCGGCCAATCCGGAAACGGACTTGAGGAAATCGCGGCGCTTCATGAAATCGCTCCAACACAAAGTTTTTGGTTGGAACCGGATTCGCAAGGTTCGTGCCAGAGCCTAACGAGATGCTACGAAGGACCTAAGAAGCTGAAACTACATATGAAAATCTCACTTGATCTCTCAATGACCGAAGCCTGGACGACGGTTATTGCATACAAAGATAATATATTTGACTGTTAAATAGGCAGATAAAGCGCTAGCCCATTCGATGAGCTATTGGCAAAAGTCCTCATTGTTAACGCGCAGGCAGCGCGGCGCTGCGACCGTCTTCAGCCTGCTGCAGCTATCGTGATCGTCCACCTTCTTCAGCGCGCGCAGCGCGGCCATGGTCGGCCGATACCAGAGGAAGCGCTCGTCGGAGAGCTGCGAGGCGCGGCGCAGGCCCTGGATGGTGGCGGCGTCGAACACCCCGCCTTGCTCCCCGGTGAGACAATCGAGCCGCGCCAACTGGCCCTGAATGAGCTGCACCAGTTCGCGCCCCTCATAGGTCGGTCCGGCGCTATCGAGCACGGTGATCTCGCGCAGGCGCGAGGCTGCAAGGCGCGCCTCCTCGGCCTCGGGCGCATCCGGAAACAGCGCGGCGACGAGGTCATAGGCCTCGGGCGTCCGGGTCTGCCGCGCACGATCGAGCACCAGTGCCGCGGCAGATGCCCCTGCCGGCGCTCCGTTGACTGCGCCCTTCCGGAGTTCGGCAACGGCCGTGCGCGCCTCATTGGCCTCCGGACTTGCCGGAAAACGGTCGATCAGGAGATCGTAGAGCGCGGCATTGCCGGTCTCCTTCGCCGCGGCGAGCAATTGTGCGGCCTGGCTCGGCGGAGGCGGCGGCGGCACGAAGAAGAAGTCGAGCTCGAGCGAGGTGGATTCCCAGGGGATCTGCTGCTCGCCGGTGGCAAGCCGCACCTGGCGACGTACGCTCTTGAACACGTCCTCCAACCGCTCGCCGGGCACGATCATCGCCTCCGCCAGCGCCCTGGTGTAGGGGCTGTGGCCGTCCTCGCCGTCGAAGGCGGCCTTACCCGAGCCGGTAGCTGACGCAATGAACACGCCGTAGACGGCGCCCATCGGCACCATTCCGGTCGCACTTGCCGCGACGCCCGGCGGAAACGGATTGTCGCGGCAGGCATCGACGATGAGGATGTTGAGCGCGTTGCCCGCCCCGGACAGGCGATCGGCAACGCGCTTCACGCTGAGCGATTGCGGCACGATGTCGGCGCGCCGCTTGATGTCGGCATTGACGGGCACGAGGTAGTTGACGCCGTCGTTTTCGACGCCGTGACCGGCGTAGTAGAGCAATGCGACGGTCGAGGGACCGCGTGCCTTCACCTTCTGCGCAAATTCCTCGACGTCCTGCGACAGGCTTTTCAGGTCGCGGTCGGCAACTGCGGTGACTTCGAAGCCGGTCTGGCGCAGCCTGTCCGCGATCAGCTGCGCATCGCGCCCGGGATTGGCGAGCGTGCCGAGTTTTGCGTAATGGGCATTGCCGATCACCAGCGCCAGCCGCGGCGCGGTATCGGCGACCGGTTTTCGCGGCTCTGACGCGGCGCGCGCGGAGCCGGCGGCCAGCACCATGAGCGCGGCGGCAAGCAGCACCGCAAGTCGACCTCTTCGCATCTGTACCATCACATGGTCACCCGCGCGGAACGTTACGCAAAGGATGTTCAGCTGTCATGTCGGGCGATCGACATGACGCTTCATCAAATTGACGAGTGCTATCCGCAATATCTAGAATTGAATTTTAAGGAATCATTTCCCCCTCCATGCCGCGCCAAAATCCCCTTTCGATATCCCGGCCGGGCTCGCGCCTCGCGCTCGCCGTCGCCCTGACGGCCCTGCAAGCGCTGACCGCCTCGGCCGGCGTCCTGAGCGGACGCGAATTCCAGAACCTGATCGCGGGCGGGCCCGAGGGCACGACCATCGTGTTTCAGGGCGGCACCGACAAGATCTTCTACTCGCCGAGCCTGAAGAACCGGCTGCGCCAGAGCTCTGAGCTCGGCCCCGAATTCCTCAAGCAGAAGATCCTGCAAAGCACCGTGACCGAGGGCACCTTCATCGGCGCGACCATCGAGGGCGGCAAATGGCGCACCATTTCGGGGATCGCCGGCATCGCGACCGACGCCGACAGCGGCCATGGCATTCTGACGCTGCTGCAGACCTTCCCCGAAGACACCAGCATCAAGGCGTTCCAGAAGCGCGACCGGCTCTATGCCGTCGTGATCGTCGAGGACGCGCCGGGCGGCGTCGTGTGCCGCAGATCACAGTGGGAGCATTTGTTCGCGCTTAAGGGTGAACCAAGGCTGACGACGGTGCCGTGCGACTTCACGGTAGGCAACGCGGTGACTCCAACAGCGCCGCGATAAGGGGGACTTTCATGACGACACTGATTCTCGGAGCCCGCCTGGGCCTCCGGCGTAAGGGCGTGCGGATGCTGGCGCTGGTCATGCTGGCGATGCTGGGAGCGCTGGTCCCCGACCGGGACGCGTCCGCATCGGCCGTGCTGAATGCCGCCGCGGCCACCGCGACGTCCGGCCTGTCCGGCTGCAACACCAGCCAGGGCAAGGCGCTCTACAATTGCGTCGCCGACGTGCTCGAGCGCATGGCCAACGACGTCAATTCGGTCAGGGTCGGCGAGACCCAGCGGACACTGCTGACGGCGGCGAGCCAGCTCCGCGCGGCCAGCAGCAAGGCGCAGGCGCTCTCCGCCATCACGCAATGCCAGGCGGCCATTGCCGGCGCGCTGCGGCAGGTGAAGGCCACTCCCGGCGGCAAGATGATGGTACCCGGATGGGGCGACGAAGGGCTGGCTTCCATCGTGGGCGTGCTGGCGAAGGCGGCACGGCTGATCCAGGCCAAGGGATAGAAGGGGCAACGTCATGATTTCTGAAAGCAACATGCTCAAATCGGCTGAGCTCGGAAGACCCGGCCGTCGGCGTGGCTTGATGGCGAACGGCGTGCGCATCATCATGGCGCTGGTGATGCTGCTCGCGGTGCCGCTCGGCACCAACCCGGCCCAGGCCGGCGACGGCGGCACAGGCGCCGCCGGCGCGGTCGGCAGTGCGAGCCTGGAGGCGTGCCGCACGACAAGCGGCAAGGTCCTCTATGACTGCGTTGCGAACGCGCTAGACAAGATGAGCACCACTCTGACGAAATGGGCCCCGCCCGAAGCGCATAGCGCGCTGCAGACCGCGGCCTCGCAATTGCGGGCCGCAAGCAACAAGGCCCAGGCGCTCTCCGCCATCGCGCAATGCCGCTCGGTGTTCGCAGGCCTCGTGAAGCAGGCGACGGCCGCCAAGCAGCAATCTGCCCCCGGCCTCAGCGCCATCGTCGGTGTGCTCAGCAAGGCGGCCGCATTGATCCAGGCGAAGGGATAGGCACGATCGCGAAAAGCGGCGAGCACCGCTCGCCGCTTTTCGCTCAGCCCGCCCAGATCAGCTCCTGCAGCTCTATCAGATCACTCGCCTTCTCCTGCCAGCCCTCGATGCAGACGTGGCTGTTGAGGTCGCTGGCACGGTGCAGCAGCATCAGGGCCATCAGGCGCCGCTTGAGCGCGAAGTCGGGCTTCGCATAGCCAAAGCCTTCGAGCAGGCTGCGCACCCTGCCGGGCCGGCCCGCGGCCATGAAGGTGCCGGGCCCGAGCAGATCGTAGTCGCGCCATCCTGCCAGCACGTCGCCAAAGTCGAACAGGCCTTTGAGCGACCATTGATCGTCGCGGCAGGCGAGCAGGAAGTTTTCAGGAATGTATTCGCCAATCAGGATCACCGGCGGCGCATCCATCGGGATCAGCTCGGCCGCATCGCGCAGGAGATCGTCGAGGCCGGCGAGAAACTTTGGCGCAAGGCCGAGGCGCGTGTGCCGCGCGCGGCACGCCTGCATCTGGGCGCGCATGAATGTGTCCCAGCGCGGCTCGATCTGCGCGAGCGGGCCGAGCGGCGCGCGCTGGACACTTGCGATGGTCTCGCCGATCTGGCGCAGCACGCGCTCCTTCTGGTCCTCCGCCAATGACGGCCAGACCTCCGAGCCGAGCGTGCCTGATAGCCGCGTGATGACGAGATAGGGCCAGCCGTCGCGCGTGCCCTCCGCGACGATCTCGGGGATCGGCAGCGACAGGCGGCCGGCGAGCTGCGTCAGCGAGCCGCGCTCGGAGACGAATTGCGCGCGCAGCAGCGGCGGGAAGATTTTCAGGATCAGATGATCGCCGAGACCGACCACGAGATTGGTGCCGGTCGAGAACACATGCGGCGCGCCGGCATCGAGACCGTGGTCGTGTGCGATATCGAGCGCGATCGGCAGCCATAGCGACGGGTCGGAGCGCCAGGCGCGAAAGCTTTCCGCGTCGGTGAAGTGAGGCAGCTGTTGCGATGGCGTGCTTGTCATTGGCGTATCGAAAGCAGGGTTAGCTTTGGTTGACTCGGTTCAAGCCAAGGAGACGGTGCACCTCTCCCGCTTGTGGGAGAGGTCGACGCGAAGCGTCGGGTGAGGGTTCTTTCCTCTTGGGGAGCATCCCGTTGCGGAGACACCCTCTCCCCAACCCTCCCCCGCAGGCGGGGGAGGGAGCGCACCGCCGTTGCGGCTACAGCTACGCTCATTCCGCTAGCATCGCACCGACGCCGGTTCGATCGATGCAAGCCCAGAACGCGGTGCACCTCTCCCGCTTGCGGGAGAGGTCGGCGCGAAGCGTCGGGTGAGGGTTCTTTCCTCTTGGGGAGTGTCCCTTTGCGGAGACACCCTCTCCCCCAACCCTCTCCCGCAAGCGGGGGAGGGAGCGCACCGTGCTCGCGGCGACAGCTTCGCTCATTCGCAACATGCTACCTGTCCGGACTGGCGCGCTCGAACTGGCGCAGCAGCTTGTTGCCGCGTTCGACCGCGGCATCGAGCGCGGCTTGCGCGTCCTTCTTGCCGGCAAAGGCCTGCTCCAGTTCGTCCTCGATCGCGCCGCGGATCAGCACGAAGGAGCCGAGCCGGATGCCCTTCGAATTCTCCGTCGGCGGATGCAGCGTGATCTCCTCGAACGAGATCGCCGTGCCCGGATTGCGCTCGTAGAAGCCTTGCGCGCGGGTCAACTCGTAAGCGGCGCGGGTGACCGGCAAGTACCCGGTGTTCTGGTGCCAGGCCGCCTGCACGCCGGGCTGCGACAGATAGGCAAAGAACCGCGCCACGCCCTTGTATTCCTCGCGCGGCCGGTCGCGCAGCACCCACAGCGTGGCGCCGCCGATGATCGAATTCTGCGGCGCGTCCTTCACGTCGGGCCAGTACGGCATCATGCCGTAGCCGATATCGAACCTGGAATTCGCCTTGATGTCGGCGCGCGTCGCCGAGGAGCCGATGAAGATGCCGCACTCGCCGTTCTGGAAGCGCGGTTCGGCCGATTGTCCGCGGCCGCCATAGTCGAACAGTTTTGTCTTTTGCCATTCGCTGAGCTGGGCGATGTGCTTCACGACGGCGGGATTGTTGATGGTCAGCTCGGCGTCGAGCCCGGCAAAGCCGTTGGTCCGGGTCGCGAGCGGCAGATTGTGGAAGGCGGAGAAATTCTCGATGTGGATCCAGGACGGCCAGGAGGTGGTGAAGCCGCACGCCGCGCCGCGGTCGCGCAGGCGTTTTGCAGCGGCACCAAGCTCGGGCCAGGTTTTCGGCG is from Bradyrhizobium xenonodulans and encodes:
- a CDS encoding ABC transporter permease, which produces MSSVAPAVEPVGPARTSGLVAILEQTRYVLGENKVTGFAFALLIVILLAAIFGPYVVPYDPLASDTAASLKPPSAAHWFGTDQLGRDIFSRVVVATRLDTFIAVASVVLVFLMGGLAGIAAGYFGGWTDRIVGRIADTIMAFPLFVLAMGIVAALGNTVQNIILATAIVNFPLYARVARAEANVRRNAGFVQAARLSGNGEFRILLVHILPNIMPIMIVQMSLTMGYAILNAAGLSFIGLGVRPPTAEWGIMVAEGAGFMVSGEWWIALFPGLALMIAVFCFNLLGDGLRDIVDPQRRT
- a CDS encoding ABC transporter permease — translated: MLTMIGKRLMFAIPSLIGVVIVTFLLTRALPGDPAAYFAGPAATKEAVEQIRKKLGLDKPLIEQFFRYTNDLAHGDFGNSLTTGQPVAAEIRNRLPASAELTLLGLIVSIVIAIPLGVLAATRPGSWVDHLCRVTTTAGVSLPVFFTGLVLVYVFYFQLGWSPAPLGRLDVFYSAPPTVTGFYLIDTLLARDLEAFRSALSQLILPATTLAIFSLAPIARMTRASMLAVLASEFVRTARASGLSPATVIVTYAFRNAMLPVITTLSMVFSFLLGANVLVEKVFAWPGIGSYAVEALISSDFAPVQGFVLTMAVMYVLLNLVIDILYGVIDPRVRLEG
- a CDS encoding ABC transporter substrate-binding protein, with product MKRRDFLKSVSGLAAGAALPAMPSVISTAYADARSETLLIVSEGGPNNLDIHGVGTNVPGYEVSWNCYDRLISHEMKSGPGGVPYYDRDKFKGELAEEFKIDDMSVTFKLRKNAKFHDGTPVTAKDVKWSLDRAVSVGGFPTFQMSAGSLTKPEQFVVIDDNTVRVDFLKKDRLTVPDLAVIVPCIVNSELVKKNASEKDPWGLEFTKQQTAGSGAYKVTKWTAGTEVIMERNEDWVCGPLPKIKRVIWRMVPQAGNRRALLERGDADISYELPNKDFQEMKANGKLNVVSLPFSNGIQYIGMNVTKPPFDNPKVRQAVAYALPYQKIMDAVMFGLANPMFGAAKDKATEVAWPQPHKYNTDMDKAKALLTEAGYANGFETTISFDLNFAGVNEPLCVLVQESLAQIGIKTTINKVPGANWRTELNKKEMPLFTNVFSGWLDYPEYFFYWCYHGNNSVFNTMSYKSAEMDKLIDGARTAAATGDKAAYDTDVKGFVDLAFTDIPRIPLYQPFVNVAMQKNISGYQYWFHRRLDYRALAKG
- a CDS encoding caspase family protein encodes the protein MRRGRLAVLLAAALMVLAAGSARAASEPRKPVADTAPRLALVIGNAHYAKLGTLANPGRDAQLIADRLRQTGFEVTAVADRDLKSLSQDVEEFAQKVKARGPSTVALLYYAGHGVENDGVNYLVPVNADIKRRADIVPQSLSVKRVADRLSGAGNALNILIVDACRDNPFPPGVAASATGMVPMGAVYGVFIASATGSGKAAFDGEDGHSPYTRALAEAMIVPGERLEDVFKSVRRQVRLATGEQQIPWESTSLELDFFFVPPPPPPSQAAQLLAAAKETGNAALYDLLIDRFPASPEANEARTAVAELRKGAVNGAPAGASAAALVLDRARQTRTPEAYDLVAALFPDAPEAEEARLAASRLREITVLDSAGPTYEGRELVQLIQGQLARLDCLTGEQGGVFDAATIQGLRRASQLSDERFLWYRPTMAALRALKKVDDHDSCSRLKTVAAPRCLRVNNEDFCQ
- a CDS encoding aminoglycoside phosphotransferase family protein, which gives rise to MTSTPSQQLPHFTDAESFRAWRSDPSLWLPIALDIAHDHGLDAGAPHVFSTGTNLVVGLGDHLILKIFPPLLRAQFVSERGSLTQLAGRLSLPIPEIVAEGTRDGWPYLVITRLSGTLGSEVWPSLAEDQKERVLRQIGETIASVQRAPLGPLAQIEPRWDTFMRAQMQACRARHTRLGLAPKFLAGLDDLLRDAAELIPMDAPPVILIGEYIPENFLLACRDDQWSLKGLFDFGDVLAGWRDYDLLGPGTFMAAGRPGRVRSLLEGFGYAKPDFALKRRLMALMLLHRASDLNSHVCIEGWQEKASDLIELQELIWAG
- the ugpB gene encoding sn-glycerol-3-phosphate ABC transporter substrate-binding protein UgpB; its protein translation is MTSASRLLRIAAALAALSLAAPVRAATDIVWWHAMSGELGKQLEKLAADFNASQPDYRVVPTYKGNYTETVTAAIFAFRSRSQPAIVQVNEVATATMTAAKGAIYPVFSMMRDMKEPFSLADYLPAVSGYYTDAAGNLLSFPFNSSTPILYYNKTMFRDAGLDPETPPKTWPELGAAAKRLRDRGAACGFTTSWPSWIHIENFSAFHNLPLATRTNGFAGLDAELTINNPAVVKHIAQLSEWQKTKLFDYGGRGQSAEPRFQNGECGIFIGSSATRADIKANSRFDIGYGMMPYWPDVKDAPQNSIIGGATLWVLRDRPREEYKGVARFFAYLSQPGVQAAWHQNTGYLPVTRAAYELTRAQGFYERNPGTAISFEEITLHPPTENSKGIRLGSFVLIRGAIEDELEQAFAGKKDAQAALDAAVERGNKLLRQFERASPDR